One Amycolatopsis sp. NBC_00355 genomic window carries:
- a CDS encoding alpha/beta fold hydrolase — protein MPGQDQAVRFAAAGDRTVAWATAGAGPPLVVGNWWCGHLELDWRNPLFRRFGGLLGDRFTLVRYDRPGVGMSDPAGPLVTSLADEVAALSAVVDAAGEKVSLFGGSSAGCAAMAYAAAHPDRVERLVLYGSYARGTEIAAAEARDSLLTLLGRHWGVGSRILADLFLPTATAVERDEFVRFQRAALSAAKAERALAAVYAFDVRDRLAAIEVPTLVLHRRDDRAIPFALGRDVAARIPGATFVPLDGTDHLPWRGDTDALVRPVREFLGVGRRARRPGSPAGGLSARELDVLRLVAQGLSDQEIARRLGISAHTAHRHVSNIRGKLGVSSRAAAAAHAATAGLL, from the coding sequence ATGCCGGGACAAGACCAAGCCGTCCGCTTCGCCGCCGCGGGCGATCGCACGGTCGCCTGGGCCACCGCCGGCGCCGGCCCGCCCCTCGTCGTCGGCAACTGGTGGTGCGGGCACCTCGAGCTGGACTGGCGGAACCCCTTGTTCCGGCGGTTCGGCGGGCTGCTCGGCGACCGGTTCACGCTCGTCCGCTACGACCGGCCCGGCGTCGGCATGTCCGACCCCGCCGGGCCCCTGGTCACCTCGCTCGCCGACGAGGTGGCCGCGTTGAGCGCCGTCGTCGACGCGGCCGGGGAGAAGGTGAGCCTGTTCGGCGGTTCGTCCGCGGGCTGCGCCGCGATGGCGTACGCGGCGGCCCACCCGGACCGCGTGGAACGGCTCGTCCTGTACGGCAGCTACGCCCGCGGCACCGAGATCGCCGCGGCGGAAGCACGGGATTCCTTGCTGACCCTGCTCGGACGTCATTGGGGCGTGGGCTCCCGGATCCTCGCCGACCTGTTCCTGCCGACCGCGACGGCGGTGGAGCGCGACGAGTTCGTCCGGTTCCAGCGCGCCGCCCTGTCCGCGGCGAAGGCGGAGCGCGCGCTCGCGGCGGTGTACGCGTTCGACGTCCGGGACCGGCTGGCCGCGATCGAGGTCCCCACCCTCGTCCTGCACCGCCGCGACGACCGCGCGATCCCGTTCGCCCTGGGCCGGGACGTCGCCGCGCGCATCCCGGGCGCCACCTTCGTCCCGCTCGACGGAACCGACCACCTGCCCTGGCGCGGCGACACGGACGCCCTCGTCCGGCCCGTGCGGGAGTTCCTCGGCGTCGGCCGGCGAGCCCGCCGGCCGGGCTCGCCGGCCGGCGGGCTCTCCGCCCGCGAACTCGACGTGCTCCGCCTGGTCGCCCAAGGGCTGAGCGACCAGGAGATCGCGCGCCGGCTCGGGATCAGCGCCCACACGGCGCACCGGCACGTGTCGAACATCCGCGGCAAGCTGGGCGTGTCGTCCCGCGCGGCGGCCGCCGCGCACGCCGCCACCGCCGGCCTGCTGTGA
- a CDS encoding MerR family transcriptional regulator: MRIGELASQAGVSVRSLRYYEQQGLLTSTRSTSGQRHYTDREVERVAFIQRLFDAGLSSRTIAELLPCVEAPSEGNSDAAFERMQQEREKLTRHIADLVDTRDSLDGLLAANRAHRASLRAAAGS, translated from the coding sequence GTGCGGATCGGCGAACTGGCGTCACAAGCGGGGGTGAGCGTGCGATCCCTGCGCTACTACGAACAACAGGGCCTGCTCACCAGCACCCGCAGCACCAGCGGGCAACGGCACTACACGGACCGGGAAGTCGAGCGGGTGGCCTTCATCCAGCGGCTGTTCGACGCCGGCCTGTCCAGCCGCACGATCGCCGAGCTGCTCCCCTGCGTCGAAGCCCCCAGCGAGGGGAACTCCGACGCCGCGTTCGAGCGGATGCAGCAGGAACGCGAGAAGCTGACCCGGCACATCGCCGACCTCGTCGACACCCGCGACTCCCTCGACGGTCTCCTCGCCGCGAACCGGGCCCACCGCGCGTCCCTCCGGGCGGCGGCCGGCAGCTGA
- a CDS encoding class I SAM-dependent methyltransferase produces MAGGDSVGARDGLWDRFGAALYDPFLRRGERLGLAGRRAELLRRAHGRVVEIGAGTGLNVRHYPEAAEVVLSEPVPAMYRRLEKRVRGHAGMRPVRAAADALPMADASVDTVVSTLVLCTVPDVDRVLAELVRVLRPGGRLLFCEHVRAEDPKQARKQTRLAGPWAAFAQGCRCDRDTIALVKQRFDIEDLSTARWRGMPSVVHPLVIGTATPTR; encoded by the coding sequence ATGGCCGGAGGGGACAGCGTGGGGGCACGGGACGGGCTCTGGGACCGGTTCGGGGCGGCGTTGTACGACCCGTTCCTGCGCCGGGGGGAGCGGCTGGGCCTGGCCGGCCGGCGCGCGGAGCTGCTGCGGCGCGCGCACGGCCGGGTGGTCGAGATCGGCGCGGGAACCGGCCTCAACGTGCGGCACTACCCGGAGGCGGCGGAGGTCGTGCTGAGCGAGCCCGTCCCGGCGATGTACCGGCGGCTCGAAAAGCGCGTGCGGGGGCACGCCGGGATGCGGCCGGTGCGAGCCGCCGCCGACGCGCTGCCGATGGCGGACGCCAGTGTCGACACGGTCGTGTCGACCCTGGTCCTCTGCACGGTGCCCGACGTCGATCGGGTGCTGGCCGAGCTCGTGCGGGTGCTGCGGCCCGGTGGCCGGCTGCTGTTCTGCGAGCACGTGCGGGCCGAGGACCCGAAGCAGGCGCGGAAGCAGACCCGCCTGGCGGGACCGTGGGCGGCGTTCGCGCAGGGCTGCCGGTGCGACCGCGACACGATCGCGCTCGTCAAGCAGCGGTTCGACATCGAGGACCTGAGCACGGCGCGCTGGCGCGGGATGCCGTCGGTGGTCCACCCCCTGGTCATCGGGACGGCGACGCCCACCCGCTGA
- a CDS encoding SRPBCC family protein has product MSRWVVSVERRIAAPADRMYALVADPLRHKDIDGSGSVVEAIDVSSPGRPLGLGDHFGMRMDLRGKYVMTSTVIEAVPGRRFAWQSRPHEDSVKWRLVFGGRIWRYEFEPAGDGTLVRESWDLSEEPLRVVVAGGRWAARAAMHRTLDRMAGLVESP; this is encoded by the coding sequence ATGAGCCGCTGGGTCGTGTCCGTCGAGCGCCGCATCGCCGCCCCGGCGGACCGGATGTACGCGTTGGTCGCCGATCCCTTGCGGCACAAGGACATCGACGGGTCCGGCTCCGTGGTCGAGGCGATCGACGTCAGCTCACCCGGCCGGCCTCTCGGCCTCGGTGACCACTTCGGCATGAGAATGGACCTCCGCGGCAAGTACGTCATGACGAGCACGGTGATCGAGGCCGTGCCCGGCCGTCGCTTCGCCTGGCAGAGCCGGCCGCACGAAGACTCGGTCAAGTGGCGCCTGGTGTTCGGCGGCCGGATCTGGCGTTACGAGTTCGAGCCGGCCGGCGACGGCACTCTGGTCCGGGAGAGCTGGGACCTGAGCGAAGAGCCGCTGCGGGTGGTCGTCGCGGGGGGACGGTGGGCGGCGCGGGCGGCGATGCACCGCACCCTGGACCGGATGGCCGGGCTCGTCGAATCGCCGTGA